GCGGCCGGTTCGTCCATCCGGCTAGCCTCAGCGGGTGAACGCGATTGCACGGGCCTGGAAGAAGGCGGTAGGAAAGGCGCTGCCAGGGCCCTGGCGGCCCTGGCTGGTGGTGCGCGAGGCACTGCTCGCCCTGGTGATGGGCGGGCTCGCCGTCCTGCTGGAGTGGGCCGGCCACACCGGCTACGCCGTGCCGGTCGGCCTCGGCACCGCGGTGCTGTGTCTGCTGCGGCGGGCCTTCCCGGCGAGCGTGCTGCTGGTGACGGCGGCCGCGACCGGCTGGGCGCCCGGTCCGTTCCTGCTGCTGGTCCTCGCAGGTGGGACAGCAGGGGCCCGGGTGCGCCGGGCCGGCCCGCTGGTCGGCACCTTCGTCCTCAGCTGGGTGCTGTTCACCGTGACCGGGGTGTTGAAGGACGTGGGCACGGCGTCGCCCAAGTTGCTGGTCGGGCTCTCGCTCGGCGGCTTCCTGCTGATGGCCGTCCTGCCCGCGCTGTGGGGCCGCTACCAGGCGCAGCGCCGCGAGCTGGAGGACGCGCTGCGCGAGCGCAACGACCAGCTGGTGCGCGAGCGTCTGATGGTGGTGCACCAGGCGCGGCTGCGCGAGCGTCACCGGATCGCCCAGGACATGCACGACAGCCTGGGCCACCAGCTCGCGCTGATCTCCGTCCACTCGGGCGCGCTGGAGGTGGACCGGAGCCTGACCGACCGGCAGCGCGAGGCGGTCGGTGTGCTGCGGCAGGCGGCGGTGGCCGCGATGCGCGAGCTGCGCGAGGTGGTCGGCGTCCTGCACGACGAGTCGACGGCCGTCCCGCCGGCGCCCGCCGGCGCGAGCGGAGCGCCCGGCCGGGGCGGCGTGGACGGGATCGAGGGGCTGGTGGAGTCCTCGCGCGCCGCCGGGACATTGGTCTCGCTCTCGCGGGACGGCGAACGGCGCCCGCTGGCCGCCGCCGTCGACCACGCGGCGTACCGGATCGTGCAGGAGGCGCTCACCAACGCGCACAAGCACGCCCCCGGCGCGCCGATCGGGGTCGCGCTCCGCTACGAGCCGGACGCCCTGGTTGTGGAGGTCACCAACCCGGCTGCGCCGGAGCCCGTCGGCGTGCGCGCCGGTACGGGCCAGGTCGTCAGCGGCGGGCAGGGGCTGACCGGCCTGCGCGAACGCGCGCGGCTGGTGGGCGGCATGGTGCACGCCGGGCAGACGCCCGACCAGGGCTTCCGGCTGGCCGCCGTGCTCCCGTACGGCGGCACGGCGGACGGCGCGGGCGACGGCGTCGCGGGCCTCGCCGGGGTCGATGACTGGGTGCTGGAGGGCCTGCCCCCGGTCGCGGACGGCGGCGGCGCGCGGCGGCGCAGCCCGGCGCTGGGCTGCGCGGTCGGCGTGGTCGCCGTCGGGCTGACCGTGCTGGGCCTGCTCGTCTGGGGCCTGTGGGCGTTCGTCCAGGCCACCGGCGACGCGACGGTGAAGACGTCGGTGTACGACGACGTCCGGCTCGGCCGGTCGGAGGCCGACGTGATGCGCGAACTGCCTTCAGGCAACGGCTTCTTCACCGACACCTTCAAGGGGAGCGGCCCGCCGGCGCCCGCGGGCTCGCACTGCCGGTACTACCTGTCCAGCGACGTCAGCGAGAAGTGGGACCGGGACAACGTGGTGCGGTTCTGCTTCAAGGACGGGGTGCTGGTGGACAAGCAGCACTACGAGGCGAAGAACTGACCGGCCGGAGGGCGCCGTCGGCCCGGATGTGAGGATGGTGCCGACGTACCGTGCCGCGGCACCGGCACCAGCACCGCTTGAGGGGATGACCAGCGTGATCCGAGTCCTCGTCGCCGACGACGAGCCGCTCATCCGAGCCGGTATCAGGATGATCCTGGGCTCCGCCGACGACATCGAGGTGGTCGCGGAGGCCGCCGACGGGCGGCAGGCGCTGGAACTGGTAAGGGCGCACCGGGTGGACGTCGTGCTGCTGGACATCCAGATGCCGGTGATGGACGGGCTGACGGCGCTCGCGGAGCTGCCGAAGGCCGCCCCCGGCGCACGGGCGCTGGTCCTCACCACCTTCGGTGAGCGCGAGAACGTCCTGCGCGCCGTGACCTCGGGCGGCGCGGGCTTCCTGCTGAAGGACACCGCGCCGGCCGAGCTGATCCAGGCCGTGCGCGCCGCCGCGAGCGGGAACGCCTTCCTCTCGCCGGCCGCCACCCGGCACATCGTCGACTCGCTGGCGTCCGGGCGCAGCGGCTCGGCCGCCGCCCGGAGCGCGCAGGCCCGGCGCCGCCTAGACGTGCTGACCGAGCGTGAGCTGGAGGTGCTGGCGCTGCTCGGTGAGGGCCTGTCGAACGCCGACGCCGGGGCGCGGATCCACATGAGCGAGGCGACGGTGAAGACGTACGTCAGCCGGATCCTGGCGAAGCTGGGCTGCGAGAACCGGGTGCAGGCGGCGCTGCTGGCGCGGGACGCCGAGCTGGACGGCCACGACTGAGCGCATCCATGTGGTCGCGGAGCGTGGTGGGTGTGGCGGATGCCACGTGGCGGCGGCATGGAGTCGGGAACTCCGGTTGCTGCGGTGACGGTGTGTCAGATCTCGGTTGCTGTCGGTAGACAATGCGCCGGATCCTACCGATCGACAGATGTGAGCGGGGGCACGGAAGTTGACCGGTTGATCTTGAAAATGCGGTCAAACCTGGTCGAACTGAGCCCCGCTCCTTGATCGATACCGGCGGTAACAGTCAACTGACCTGCGGCGTCCAAGAATTGCTTGCTGCGCGCCGGGATGGCCCCCTAGCTTCATTGGCGGCGCAACGAGCGCCACCCGGGTTCACCCCGACGCACGGCCCGCCGACTGACACCCGGCATGCGAGGGCCGTGCCCGCCGACGCGACCGGCTCGTACAGGCCGTCGGCGAGCGGAGGTGGCCGGGACGGTGCGGCACGTCCGACACGTGCAGAGCCGTCCATCGAGTGAGGCAAGCGCGACAACTGGCCCTGTCCCGGGTCTGGTTCCACCTGCCTGCCCGGGGCTTGACGAGAGGAACTTCATGACTTTCCGTCACGAGACCGCCGCTGCCACCGACACCACCACTGCCACCGATGCGACCGCCGCTCCCAAGCGCAACCGCGTCCGGATGGCCGTCGTCGCGGGTGCCGCCGTCGCGGCCCTGCCCGTGGCCGGCCTCGTCACGGCCACCTCGGCCTCCGCCGCGACCACCTCCGCCTGGGACGCCGTCGCCCAGTGCGAGAGCGGCGGGAACTGGAGCATCAGCACCGGCAACGGCTTCTACGGCGGACTGCAGTTCACCCCCTCCACCTGGGCCGCGTACGGCGGCACCGCGTACGCGCCGCAGGCCAACCAGGCCAGCAGGGCGCAGCAGATCGCCGTCGCCGAGAAGGTGCTCGCCTCGCAGGGCCCCGGAGCGTGGCCCGTGTGCTCCCGCAAGGCGGGCCTCAGCAAGGGCGGCGCGCCGGCGGCGGTCGACACCTCCGAGGACACCGCGCCGGCGGCACCGGCGAAGCCGGCCTCGAAGCCCGCGTCGAAGCCTGCCGCGAAGCCGGCCGCCAAGTCGACGCCCAAGACCCGGCAGAAGGCACCGCAGACGTTCCAGCAGCCGGCCAAGCCCGCGTCGCCCCCGTCCGGGGTGGGGAAGAACACCTCCGGCGGCACCTACACCGTCAAGAGCGGTGACACGCTGAGCGACATCGCGGCCAAGTTCGGCGTCGCCACCGACACGCTGTACGGCAAGAACGCCCGCGTCATCGGCGGCAACCCGGACCTGATCTTCCCCGGGCAGACCCTCACCGTCTGACGCCTCCTCACGCACGCACCGAGCGGCCACCCTCGACCGGGGGTGGCCGCTCGGCGTGTCGGCGGGGTGGGGCTGGCCCGGGCAGCTGGCCGCTCGGCGTGTCGGCGAGGCGCCCGGCTGGCTGGACCTGTGCAGCGGGCAGGGTCGGGCGCTCGCGGAGGCGGCGCGCCGGCAGCCGGACGGGGTGGAGCTGACCGGGGTGGACCTGGTCGGCCCGCTGGCGCCGCCGCCAGACGTGGCGGCGCTGCCCGGGCTGCGGCTGGTCGCGACGGCGGTCGCGGACTGGGTGCCGCGCCGGTCTATCTGCTGGTGCTGGAGGGCGGACGGGCGGTGCGGCCGCCGTTCCGCTACGTCGGGGCGGACGCGGGAGCCGGGCCGAACTACACGGGCCAGCCGGCGGTCGGGTCGTACTACCGGGCGCCGGCATGAAGGGGTGTGCGCGGGGCGGTTCAGGTTGTCGTTGAAGATTCAACGCGACGTCCGAATACCGCCGGACGTCCCGGGCGCCGCGGCCGAGGATCGAGTCATGTCCGACAACGGGACGAGGAGTTCTGGAGATATGACGATGAACGGTACGGCGAGGCTCGACGGCAAGGTGGCCCTGGTGACCGGCGGCAGCCGGGGGATCGGGGCGGCGGTCGCGCTCCGGCTGGCCGAGGACGGCGCCGACGTCGCCCTGACCTACCAGGGCGGCGCCGAGCGGGCCGAGGCCGTCGCCGCGAAGATCACCGCGCTCGGGCGGCGCGGCTGGGCGGTGCGGGCCGAGAGCGCGGACCCGCAGGAGGTGCAGGCGGTGGTCGCGGCCGTCGCCGAGCGGTTCGGGCGGCTCGACATCCTGGTGAACAACGCCGGCGTGGGCGTGCTGGGCCCGATCGGCGAGATGGCGCTGGAGGACGTCGACCGGGTGCTGGAGGTGAACGTCCGGGCCCCGTTCCTGTTCGCGCAGGCGGCCTCGGACCGGTTGGCCGAGGGCGGACGGATCGTCACGATCGGCAGCTGCATCGCCCGGCGCGTCGCCTTCCCGGGCGCCAGCCTCTACGCGACCAGCAAGGCCGCGACGATCGGACTGACCAAGGCGCTGGCCCGGGAGCTCGGCCCGCGCGGGATCACGGTGAACGTCGTCCACCCCGGGCCGATCGACACCGACATGAACCCGGCGGACGGCGACTCGGCCGAGTTCCAGCGGGGGCTCACCGCACTCGGGACGTACGGCGCGGGCACGGACGTCGCGGGCGCCGTCGCGTACCTGGTGAGCGCGGACGGCCGGTACGTCTCCGGCGCGGAGCTCGCGGTCGACGGCGGCTTCGCGGCCTGACGGTGCCGGTGGCGGCCCGGCTTCCGGTTCCGGCGTGGCGTCGGGGCCGGAGGCCGGGCCGTTGTCTGTGGACGCGGTTACCATCGCCGGGTCCGACCACGTGTACCGGCCCACGAGGGGTGCGCCATGACCGCAACGGAAGACCCGATCGACCTGCTCGCCCGGGCGCTCGCGCAGACCGCGGGGCTGATCGACGGGGTGGGCGTCGAGCTGGCCGGTCATCCGACGCCGTGCCGCTCGTGGGACGTCGGGATGCTGATCAGCCATCTGCTGCACGACGTAAGGCAGTTCACCGTCCGGGCGGAGGGCGGCCGGCCCGACTGGTCGCAGCCCTTCGAGCGGGTCGAGAACGACTGGCTGCACGCCTTCGAGGCCGGCGCCGAGGAACTGATGGACGCCTGGCGGGCGGCCGGGGACCTCTCCGGCACGATTGAGGTCCCCGGCATGGGCATGCTGCCCGCCCGGTTCCCGGTCGACCAGGCGATTGCCGAATTCGCCGTCCACGCCTGGGACTTGGCACGCGCGACCGGCCAGTCCACGGACGGGCTGGACCACGAGGTGGCACTCGCCTCGCTCGCCTGGGCGCGCGGCGCGCTCAAGCCCGAGTTCCGGGGGCCGGAGGAGGAGAGTCACAGCTTCGGCCCGGAGGTCGCGGTGCCGGAGGACGCGCCGCCGTACGACCGGCTCGCGGGATTCTTCGGCCGCGACCCCGGAGCCGCGCCGCTGCACGTCTGAATCTACGACCACGAAGGTTCACCGGGGCGGCGTCGTGGTGGACGAAGGGCAGGAACCGAGCGCGCCGGTGCCCAGCGCGGTCGTGGCCAGGGCGGCGGTGCCGAGGCGGACGGCGGCGCCGCGTCGGGCCACCGCGCACGGGGCGTCCGGGCGGTGGACTGATCGGTGCACTGCTCCGATTCCGTTCAGTATCGGTAGTCAGTACCGGGGGGAGCCCGGTTCAGGCCCGGTCGTCGGGGCGGCGGCAGGCGGCGGGATCGGGCGCGGGGGAGGCCTGGCAGAGGTAGCCGCGGTCGTCGCGGTCCTCGCTGAGGTACCGGCCGGAGCAGTGCTCGGGGCCGTACTCGGCGCAGAAGGCGAGCGCCTCGTAGCCGTTGGCGAACGCGCCGGGGGCGCGCACGATCCAGTAACCCGACGGCAGTGACGGCCAGTTGTCGCTGTCGACGAGGCTGGCGCCGGGCACCTGCTGCGGGAGGTAGGCGAGGACGCTCAGGGCCGCTTGTGGACGGGGACGCGCAGGAGGAAGCGGGCCCCGCCCCGCGCGCTGCGCTCCACGGTGAGCGAGCCGCCGTGCGCGTGCGACACCCAGGCGGTGATCGACAACCCCAGGCCGCTCGACCCGGCGCCGCTGTGGAAGCGCTCGAACAGCGACTGCGCCTGTTCGGGTGGCACACCCGGCCCGGCGTCGTCGACGGCGACGGTGCCGTCCGCGCCGACGGTGATCTCGATGTCGGCCTGCTCGCCCGGGGCGTGGCCGTGGGCGAGCGCGTTGCCCAGCAGGTTGGCGACGGCACGGCGTAGCAGGCCCGCGTCGGCGAGTACGACCACCGGCACCGACTCGACGCGCACCCGGTGCCTGTCCACCGGGGTGTCGGCGACCACGGCGTCGACGAGCTGGTCGAGCCGCAGCGGTTCGAGGTCGAGCGCAACGGCGCCGGCCTTCAGCCGGGCGCGGGTCAGCAGGTCGTCGACCAGCTCGCTCATCCGGGTCGACTGGCGCAGCGTGCGGCGCATGACCTCGGTGGAGTCGGCCTCGCCGCGCAGGCCGGTCTCGGCGAGCAGCCGCAGGGAGGCGACAGGGGTGCGCAGGTCGTGGGCGGCGTCCGCGAAGAACGCCTCCTGCTGGTCGAGCGCGGTCAGCGCCGGTCGGACGGCCCGCCCGGCGAGCCAGCGGCCGGCCAACGCGGAGACGGCCACCAGGACCGTGCAGACGACGGTGAGGAGCAGCGTCAGCCGTTCGTGGTCGTTCTGGCTTCCGGAGATGTCAACGGCCGCGACCACGACGGCGTCCGCGTTCTCCCCGGGTGGTCCGGCGAACGGCTGGGCGGACAGGCGCAGTTGGTGTCCGTTGTCCGCCCGGGCGGTGGTCAACGCGACGTCCTGCTCCCTGCCGGCCTCGGCGGCGAGCTCCTGCGCCGCCGGGGCCGGGACCGCGAGGCAGGGCCGGTGCGGGCCTGCGAGGGCGGTGAGCCGGTCCGCGGTGCCGGTGAACAGCGTCACAGGAGGGCAGTCGTACCCGCCCTCCTTCGGATCCGGGTATTCGAGTGCGCCCGCGTCGTCGTACCGGAGGTCGGCGACGAACTCACCGGTCCGGAGCTTGAGGTCGACATCGACCTGGGCGCGCCAGGACGAGTCGTCCGCGCGCACGGCGATGACCGTCATGCCGACCAGCCCGGCGGCGCTGACCAGGGCGAACAGCAGCGCGATGCGCCGCCGCAGCCGGCGGATCCGGCCGGCCGGCGTCGGCGGGACCCGGCGGCGCAGACGGCGGTGCGGACGACGGCGCGACCGACGGATCAGGCCGGCCGGGGCCGGTGGTCTCACGCCTGAGACTCCAGCCGGTAGCCGACGCCGCGCACGGTGTGGATCAGCGGCGGATCGCCGAGTTTGCGGCGCAGCTGTGAGACCAGGACCTCGACGACGTTGGAGTTGGGCTCGGTCAGCTCGTCCCAGCAGCGTTCGATGAGTTCGGTGCGGCGCACCGCCTCGCCGGGCCGGGCGGCGAGGGTCTCCAGGACGGCGAACTCCTTGGTCGTGAGGGAGAGCAGCACACCGTCGCGGTGCACCGTGCGGCGGGCCGTGTCGATCTCCAGGCCGCCGCACCGGACCACCGGCGGGCGGGCGACGGCGGTGCGCCGGCACAGGTTCCGTATCCGGGCGACCAGTTCGGGGACGGCGAAGGGCTTGACCAGGTAGTCGTCGCCACCGGTCGCGAAGCCCTCGACCCGGTCGGCGACGGTGTCCCGGGCGGTGAGGAACAGTACCGGCACCGTCCGGCCCTCCCGCCGTATTCGCTGGACGTACGCCGCCGAGTCGCCGGAAGGCAGCATCCGGTCGAAGACGACGCAGTCGTAGGCGGTGACGAACAGCGCCTCGTCCGCGGCGGGGAGGTCGGCGGCCTCGTCGACGGCCAGACCGCTGCCGCGCAGTGCTGCGGCCACCGCGAACCGCAGGTCATCGTCGTCCTCGACCACCAGTACGCGCATGCGGGACAGGATAGCCGTGGCCGCCGGCGGGGCCGCAGGCGCCGACGTGCGCTGTCGACGACCGTTCGCCGGCTCACGTCCGTCGTCCACGGCCGCGAGCCGGCAGCATCGGCGGAGCGCCTCCCCGTGGGGGAGCGGGAAGGCGCGGCCGCCGACGTGGAAGATCATCACAGCGGAAGCCTGAGGATTTGATGAGCCCCGCCGTGCCCTGGCGCTGACGCCCCGTCCGCCGGACGCACCACGGGCATCCGGCGCCCCTGATCTCCCCGGCAGTAGCGCATCGCGAGCCGATGGTGCCCCGCAGCCTCGGCTCGCCCGCACACGACCTCGAGCGGCTTCGCACCCGCATGCGCCACCACCCTGGCCGCCGCCCCCGTCGCCATGACCGCCGCGAACGCGACGACCACCCATCCGGCCTGCCGAAGAACCCGCCCGGCCTGCGCCCGCAGCCGACGCCGAGCCCGTATGAATCCCCGCACCGCCCCGCTCCTCCCGTTCCCGCCGTCCGTACGCGGGAAGAGCCTGACGGTGTGTGCCTGAGGATCTGATGAGAGCCCTGGCCCGGCCGACCCGCAGACGAGAGTCCCAAGACAGCCCCTACCGGCGCTCGGCGCGCGGCGGGGACTCCCGGAGGGTGCGGCGGGCGGCTCCCACGGTCATGAGGGCCCACAGGAGGGCCGCGGCGCCCACGGCGTAGGCACCCTCGCTGAGAAAGGCCAGGTCCAGGTCCGTCCCGGCCGGGGGGACCCAGCCGTCCGGGTCGAGGAGGACGGTGGCGGTGGCGCCGGTGGATTGCGGGCCGGAGCAGCCCGAACCGACGAACTCGCCGTGCGGGACGGGCTGCCCGTCCGGACGGCGTATCCCGCACTTCCACCCGGCGTGCCCGCGCCGGTCCCGCTCCTCGTGCACCCAGGTGACGACCACGTCGGTCCGCACCGCGCGGTGCGCGGTCACCTCCGCCCGGAACACCGCCGTGGGCAGGGCCAGCATCACGATCCCCAGCAGCACTCCCGGCCACAGGACCCATCCGCTGGTCCGCACCACCATCAGCCCGCCCAGCGCCGCGACGAGCACGACCACGGCGGCGACCGTGCAGGGCGCGGCCACGTCCGGATTCCCCGCGCCCACCATCAGCCCCACGATCAGCAGCGGCGCGAGCACGGCGACCAGTCCCGCCGTCCACCGCACCGTCCGGGCCGACGCCCGCCGGTCCTTCGCGGGCTTCCGCTTCGGCGTCCGCTTCGGCCGTACGACCCCCTCGGCCGGCGGTCTCTTCTGCTTCTTCCCGCCCATCCTGCGGCCCCCGTCCGTTGGTGGTGCTCGACTGCTCGCGACAGTGTGACGTACCGGCCGGAACGGCGGTCGCGGGGCGGGGACCTTCGAGCGGACTCGGCCGGCTGTTCCTCGCTCAGCCCCTGCCCGGCGGCCCCCGGATGACCGCTCCAGGAATCCCAGCGCCACCAGACAGGCGTGCCGCTCCCGATCAATGCCTGGCAGCGTCACCCTGCGCCGGCTCGTCGCTCGGGGACGGCGGGTCCGGCGATGAGGGGGCACCCGGTGGGCACAGGGCGAGGCCGGTGCCGCAGGCGGCGGCCGCCAGACCCAGCAGGGCGACGGGGCGGGACCACGCGAGCGCCGCGGTGGGGGCGAACGCGGCCGGCAGGACCAGCAGGGACGCGAGGGTGGCGGCGGCCGCGGAAGCGGGTCGGCGGGGCCGATGCCGCGGGTCGAGCGCGTCCAGGAGCAGCAGGTAGCCGGTGAGCAGGACGGTCACCACGAGCGCCCGCCACGGCGCCGGTTCGCCGAGCGCGGCGAGCAGGACGGAGCCGGTGGCGAGGGCCGTGGTACGGGTGGCGGTCAGTCCTGCGGGCAGGGTCGCCGTCGGTGCGCCGCCCTCCGACGGCGGGGAGGCCCACAGGGCGAAGGCGGCGGCGGCCACGGAGGCGGCCGGACCGAACCGGTCGACCGCGGTCCCGCTGCCGCCGTCCCCGACCCCGGCGGCGGCGAGGGCCAGGGCGGCGCCGACGGCGCGCAGGGCGGCGCGATCGAGGCGCGGCGCCCACCGGGCGGAGGATGGCGTCGGGTCAGGGAAGGGGGTCATCGGGTCGCTCCCTCGATCCGACGCCGCAACAGGGGCGCGAGGGCCAGGTCCAGTGCCTCGCCCGGGGTGTGGCGGGCCACCGGGATGCCGCGCCCGCGCAGCGTCGAGCGCATCGCCTCCCGTTCGGCGCGCCACAGCCTCAGCGCCAGCGCGTCCGTCGCGTCACCGGGCTCCACCGCCGGGTCGCCGACCGGGATCTCGACCACGACCAGCGGGTTGCCCCGCTCGCGGACCTGCCCGAGGACCTCGAGGATCCGTTGGTCGGCGAGTGGGGTGACGGCGTAGACGAGGGCGCGGGCGGGCAGGGCCGGGAGCGGGATCCTGGGTGGTACGGGCCCGCGGCATGGGCGGTCCTGTCGGACCTCCAGCACGCTCTCCACCATGCGGTAGAACTGCCGCTCCCCGCTGCCCGCGGTGAGCCAGCGCAACTGCCCGCCGACCGCGACCAGGCCGATCCGGTCGTGCCGGCGCAGGTAGGCGCGGGTCAGTCCGGCGGCGGCGCGCAGCGTCTCGTCGAGGCTGCGCCTCCCCGTGGCGGCGTCGCGGAAGTCGGCCAGCGCGTCCAGCAGGACGACCACGTCGGCGGCGCGTTCGGCGGCGAACTGGTTGATCTGCACGGCGTCGCGGCGCGTGGTGGAGGGCCAGTGGATGCGTCGCTGCCGCTCACCCGGCACGTGCGGGCGTACGCCGACGACCTCGACGCCGGTGCCTTCGTGCGCGGCGGTGTGCTCGCCGATCCGCTCGGGCAGCCGGACCGGGATCGGGGTGAGGCGGGCGGCGGTGGGCACCGGGAAGACGTCCACGGTGCCGAGGTCGGTGCGCAGGGTGCGGCGGGTCAGGCCGCCGGCGTCGGGGACGTCGAGGTCGACGACGCCGAGGCGTCGCCGGCCCCAGCTCTCGGGGCGCAGGACGAGGTCCACGCCGTCCGCGGTGACGGTGAGGGCGTCCAGGGCGACGTCCGGGCCGAGCGCCACGGTGGGCTCCGGCGGGCCGATGTGCCCGTCGTGCCCCACGGTGATCCGCACGGTGACGTGCTCGCTCTCGAAGCAGCGCCGCGGTTCGACGGCGGCCTCGACGGACAGCCGGGTGGGGCGGGTGTGTCCGGGAGAGGCGAGGGCGAGCAGGACGGCGGGGCCGGCGGCCAGGGCGAGCAGCCAGGCGTGGCCGGTGAGCAGGGCGGCGCCGGCACCGGCGGTGGCCACGGTGAGCAGGCGCAGGGTGCGTTCGTCGGCCCGCCAGTGCGGCGAGGGCGGACTGTCCGGCAGGCCGGCGGCGGTGGCTCGGGCGCTGCGGGCGGCGGCC
The nucleotide sequence above comes from Streptomyces kaniharaensis. Encoded proteins:
- a CDS encoding response regulator transcription factor, encoding MRVLVVEDDDDLRFAVAAALRGSGLAVDEAADLPAADEALFVTAYDCVVFDRMLPSGDSAAYVQRIRREGRTVPVLFLTARDTVADRVEGFATGGDDYLVKPFAVPELVARIRNLCRRTAVARPPVVRCGGLEIDTARRTVHRDGVLLSLTTKEFAVLETLAARPGEAVRRTELIERCWDELTEPNSNVVEVLVSQLRRKLGDPPLIHTVRGVGYRLESQA
- a CDS encoding transglycosylase family protein — its product is MTFRHETAAATDTTTATDATAAPKRNRVRMAVVAGAAVAALPVAGLVTATSASAATTSAWDAVAQCESGGNWSISTGNGFYGGLQFTPSTWAAYGGTAYAPQANQASRAQQIAVAEKVLASQGPGAWPVCSRKAGLSKGGAPAAVDTSEDTAPAAPAKPASKPASKPAAKPAAKSTPKTRQKAPQTFQQPAKPASPPSGVGKNTSGGTYTVKSGDTLSDIAAKFGVATDTLYGKNARVIGGNPDLIFPGQTLTV
- a CDS encoding sensor histidine kinase, with the translated sequence MNAIARAWKKAVGKALPGPWRPWLVVREALLALVMGGLAVLLEWAGHTGYAVPVGLGTAVLCLLRRAFPASVLLVTAAATGWAPGPFLLLVLAGGTAGARVRRAGPLVGTFVLSWVLFTVTGVLKDVGTASPKLLVGLSLGGFLLMAVLPALWGRYQAQRRELEDALRERNDQLVRERLMVVHQARLRERHRIAQDMHDSLGHQLALISVHSGALEVDRSLTDRQREAVGVLRQAAVAAMRELREVVGVLHDESTAVPPAPAGASGAPGRGGVDGIEGLVESSRAAGTLVSLSRDGERRPLAAAVDHAAYRIVQEALTNAHKHAPGAPIGVALRYEPDALVVEVTNPAAPEPVGVRAGTGQVVSGGQGLTGLRERARLVGGMVHAGQTPDQGFRLAAVLPYGGTADGAGDGVAGLAGVDDWVLEGLPPVADGGGARRRSPALGCAVGVVAVGLTVLGLLVWGLWAFVQATGDATVKTSVYDDVRLGRSEADVMRELPSGNGFFTDTFKGSGPPAPAGSHCRYYLSSDVSEKWDRDNVVRFCFKDGVLVDKQHYEAKN
- a CDS encoding DUF58 domain-containing protein, whose amino-acid sequence is MNPTRTAGDAGGQPDDRTTDPATRRTADPATDRAAEKLRTLAAARSARATAAGLPDSPPSPHWRADERTLRLLTVATAGAGAALLTGHAWLLALAAGPAVLLALASPGHTRPTRLSVEAAVEPRRCFESEHVTVRITVGHDGHIGPPEPTVALGPDVALDALTVTADGVDLVLRPESWGRRRLGVVDLDVPDAGGLTRRTLRTDLGTVDVFPVPTAARLTPIPVRLPERIGEHTAAHEGTGVEVVGVRPHVPGERQRRIHWPSTTRRDAVQINQFAAERAADVVVLLDALADFRDAATGRRSLDETLRAAAGLTRAYLRRHDRIGLVAVGGQLRWLTAGSGERQFYRMVESVLEVRQDRPCRGPVPPRIPLPALPARALVYAVTPLADQRILEVLGQVRERGNPLVVVEIPVGDPAVEPGDATDALALRLWRAEREAMRSTLRGRGIPVARHTPGEALDLALAPLLRRRIEGATR
- a CDS encoding TIGR03086 family metal-binding protein, with the protein product MTATEDPIDLLARALAQTAGLIDGVGVELAGHPTPCRSWDVGMLISHLLHDVRQFTVRAEGGRPDWSQPFERVENDWLHAFEAGAEELMDAWRAAGDLSGTIEVPGMGMLPARFPVDQAIAEFAVHAWDLARATGQSTDGLDHEVALASLAWARGALKPEFRGPEEESHSFGPEVAVPEDAPPYDRLAGFFGRDPGAAPLHV
- a CDS encoding sensor histidine kinase translates to MRPPAPAGLIRRSRRRPHRRLRRRVPPTPAGRIRRLRRRIALLFALVSAAGLVGMTVIAVRADDSSWRAQVDVDLKLRTGEFVADLRYDDAGALEYPDPKEGGYDCPPVTLFTGTADRLTALAGPHRPCLAVPAPAAQELAAEAGREQDVALTTARADNGHQLRLSAQPFAGPPGENADAVVVAAVDISGSQNDHERLTLLLTVVCTVLVAVSALAGRWLAGRAVRPALTALDQQEAFFADAAHDLRTPVASLRLLAETGLRGEADSTEVMRRTLRQSTRMSELVDDLLTRARLKAGAVALDLEPLRLDQLVDAVVADTPVDRHRVRVESVPVVVLADAGLLRRAVANLLGNALAHGHAPGEQADIEITVGADGTVAVDDAGPGVPPEQAQSLFERFHSGAGSSGLGLSITAWVSHAHGGSLTVERSARGGARFLLRVPVHKRP
- a CDS encoding SDR family NAD(P)-dependent oxidoreductase, with protein sequence MTMNGTARLDGKVALVTGGSRGIGAAVALRLAEDGADVALTYQGGAERAEAVAAKITALGRRGWAVRAESADPQEVQAVVAAVAERFGRLDILVNNAGVGVLGPIGEMALEDVDRVLEVNVRAPFLFAQAASDRLAEGGRIVTIGSCIARRVAFPGASLYATSKAATIGLTKALARELGPRGITVNVVHPGPIDTDMNPADGDSAEFQRGLTALGTYGAGTDVAGAVAYLVSADGRYVSGAELAVDGGFAA
- a CDS encoding response regulator transcription factor, whose protein sequence is MIRVLVADDEPLIRAGIRMILGSADDIEVVAEAADGRQALELVRAHRVDVVLLDIQMPVMDGLTALAELPKAAPGARALVLTTFGERENVLRAVTSGGAGFLLKDTAPAELIQAVRAAASGNAFLSPAATRHIVDSLASGRSGSAAARSAQARRRLDVLTERELEVLALLGEGLSNADAGARIHMSEATVKTYVSRILAKLGCENRVQAALLARDAELDGHD